From a single Mobula birostris isolate sMobBir1 chromosome 13, sMobBir1.hap1, whole genome shotgun sequence genomic region:
- the LOC140207027 gene encoding NACHT, LRR and PYD domains-containing protein 3-like — MATGGKLNHVRKVLKRFLPGSSPRKDDRDTGSKVPKQGQVESNVPIECGPAAEEGEQSQPRDSDVRDTDPDPGTGTSEATVYQPRDSDVRNTDRDPGTGTSEATVCQLGDSLNTELSSPQPGAAPAFTISDLLAQGGEYRLYQLTKFYRDRLEQAIEEKVERLGWMLTKEGHFSREENEKVTELTEKGNRTESSTLFLRLVMGKGSRARRAMWESFVTWRTELPKLDRILKEIQELGPGPWEYMNIAQGLSELPTHLIDVQQKHKETLRAQTETLRVNTILMREKVKVFQLVDRYAELTVISTVRDRRLVEHELLARGRDHEEWREKHLRGELEKIRTDQLFQSSFSRSKSKSGSSAAVAGVAGIGKTTMVQKIVYDWATGKIYQQFQFVFSFKFRDLNSINCRVNLRELILDQYPYFGNFLREVWKNPEGLLFIFDGLDEFKHRIDFADGRRDTEPKHQCPDPEFKCRVSDIVYSLIQHKLLPGCSVLVTTRPTALHLLEKAEISVCAEILGFVGEERKEYFIRHFEDQAVAVAVFKHVKENEILYTMSYNPSYCWILALALGPFFTQRVRDPQRVPKTITQLFSYYIYNILKNHGREIENPRDVLLRVGQMAYRGVSEKKIVFTDGDLINYNLQPSQFLSGFLMELLERENSARCVVYTFPHLTIQEFVAAVAQFLNPHPGNILKFLTKAHNTTDGRFEIFLRFVAGLSSPMTARGLEEFLGPFPHQTTCRVIDWVKEEVKRQSGNTWSEAGKRSLLNTLHYLFESQNRGLAQAALGSVETLSFDGMTLTPIDCAVLSHAIGLCDTIKQLELNNCHIQCEGIQRLGPGLHKCQELRLGENDLRDSGVKLVSAALRNPVCKIEKLRLERVGLTDSGAEDLVFSISTNPSLTELNLSENELGDSGVKLLSAALRNSECKIQKLWLDSVSLTDSGAEDLVSTLRTNLSLTELRLGWNLLTDRSVPDLRCLILNQPSLKRIQLVKNRFSETGKKELRSLQEPRPGLTVIL, encoded by the exons atggctACAG GTGGGAAATTAAATCATGTACGGAAAGTACTCAAGAGGTTTTTACCAGGCAGCTCACCAAGGAAAGATGATCGGGACACGGGGAGCAAGGTACCAAAGCAGGGTCAGGTTGAGAGCAATGTCCCAATAGAATGTGGTCCGGCCGCAGAGGAGGGAGAGCaaagtcagcccagagacagtgacgtcagagacaccgatccggaccctggaaccggtacaagtgaggcgactgtctatcagcccagagacagtgacgtcaggaaCACTGATcgggaccctggaaccggtacaagtgaggcgactgtctgtcagctcgGAGACTCATTAAACACGGAATTGTCAAGTCCCCAACCAGGAGCAG CGCCAGCGTTTACGATCTCTGACCTCCTGGCGCAGGGGGGTGAATATCGACTGTACCAGCTGACAAAGTTCTACAGGGACAGACTGGAACAAGCGATTGAAGAAAAGGTTGAAAGACTCGGTTGGATGTTGACAAAGGAGGGACACTTCAGTAGAGAAGAAAATGAG AAAGTCACTGAACTGACAGAGAAGGGAAACCGGACAGAGAGTTCCACACTCTTCCTCCGTTTGGTGATGGGCAAAGGCTCCAGGGCCCGGAGGGcgatgtgggaatcctttgtgaCGTGGAGGACTGAGTTACCAAAGTTGGACAGAATATTGAAGGAAATACAGGAGCTCG GTCCTGGTCCATGGGAATACATGAACATCGCCCAAGGCTTATCTGAGTTACCCACTCATCTGATAG atgttcaacagaaacacaaggagactctgcgggcacaaactgagacactgagagtgaacacgatcctgatgagggagaaggtgaaggttttccagctggttgatcgatacgctgagctcacggtcatttctactgttcgagatcgACGATTAGTGGAACATGAGCTGCtagcaagaggcagagaccacgaggagtggagagagaaacatctcCGCGGAGAGCTGGAAAAAATCCGGACTGATCAGTTAttccagagcagcttttcccggagtaaatccaaatctgggagttcagcagcagtggccggagtcgcggggatcgggaaaacaacaatggtacaaaagattgtttatgactgggccacagggaaaatataccaacaattccagtttgtcttcagtttcaaattcagggatttaaactccattaactgcagagtaaacctgagggaactgattttggatcagtatccttactttgggaatttcctgagagaggtctggaagaacccagagggattgctgtttatattcgatggtttggatgaattcaagcacagaatcgattttgctgacggtcggagagatacagaacccaagcaccagtgcccagatccTGAATTCAAATGCAgggtgtctgacattgtgtacagtttaatccagcacaaactgctcccagggtgttcgGTGCTGGTGACCACCCGCCCCACTGCATTACATTTACTGGAAAAGGCAGAGATCAGTGTCTgtgctgaaatcctgggatttgttggtgaggaacggaaggaatatttcatcaggcattttgaagatcaggCAGTGGCAGTAGCTGTTTTCAAACATgtgaaggagaacgagatcctgtacaccatgagctacaacccctcctactgctggatcctcgctctggcactgggacccttcttcacacaaagagtcagggacccgcagcgagttcccaagaccatcacccaactgttctcctactatatttacaacatcctgaaaaaccacggccgtgagattgagaacccccgtgatgtgttactcagggttggtcagatggcctacAGAGGAGTGTCCgagaagaagattgtgtttacagatggagatttgatcaactacaatctgcagccttcccagttcctgtccgggtttttgatggagcttttggagagagagaatTCTGCCCGAtgtgtggtgtacacattcccacacctcaccatccaagagtttgtagctgcagtcgcacaattcctgaatccacatccTGGGAATATCCTCAAATTCCTCACTAAAGCCCACAACACGACAGATGGGCGATTTGAGatatttctccgttttgttgctggtctctctTCCCCAATGACAGCTCGaggcctggaggagtttctgggtccatttcctcatcaaacaacctgccgggtgattgactgggtgaaggaggaggttaaacgccagagtggaaacacgtggagtgaagctggtaaaaggagcctcctgaacacattgcactacctgtttgagtctcagaatcgtgggctggctcaggccgcactgggatctgtggaaacactttcattcgatggaatgacactgaccccgattgactgcgcggtcctgtctcatgCCATCGGACTCTGTGACACAATAAAACAGCTTGAACTGAACAACTGCCACATTCAATGTGAAGGAATTCAGCGGCTGGGACCTgggctgcacaagtgccaggAGTTGAG acttgggGAGAATGACCtgagagattcaggagtgaaactggtctctgcggctctgaggaacccggtgTGTAAAATAGAGAAACtgcg GCTGGAGAgagtcggtctcacagattctggtgccgaggatctcgtcttCTCtatcagtacaaacccatcactgacggagctgaacctgagtgagaatgaactgggagattcaggagtgaaacttttgtctgcggctctgaggaactcggagtgtaaaatacagaaactgtg GTTGGACAGTGTcagtctcacagattctggtgctgaGGATCTCGTCTCTACTCTCAGAACAAACCTGTCGCTGACGGAGTTGAGGCTGGGATGGAACTTGCTGACAGACCGATCTGTCCCCGATCTCCGCTGCCTCATACTGAACCAACCGAGTCTGAAGCGGATTCA GCTTGTGAAGAATCGGTTCAGTGAGACCGGGAAGAAGGAGCTGAGATCTCTGCAAGAACCCAGACCCGGACTGACAGTGATCCtgtga